One Aegilops tauschii subsp. strangulata cultivar AL8/78 chromosome 2, Aet v6.0, whole genome shotgun sequence genomic window, AAGGCATGACTGATCCGTTTGCTTTGTCCGTGGCTGTCCAGGTTTCAGGTGATATTTGATCGGTCAGAGGCGGTGCGGATGAGTGGGATGTCGGAGAAGGCATACATCAGATCATTCAACGCGCTGCAGAATGGGCTTGGCGTCAAGTATGCCACTTTGCACTTCTATTCCGCTAGTTGATACGCGCAAGTGACGCGCCTTGATGAGTTGAGCGATTTCTTCTTGTAGGACGACATTGGATGTGCGTGAATTGGGCATCCAGTTCGGCTGTGTCAGGTTGATACCTTTTGTGCAGAAGGGATTGGCGCTGTAAGTCTGCTCCCTTTGCTAGTTCTGTTGTGCTGCAAGGCTAACCTGCTGTAAATGTCTGAATCTGCAATTTGCCTGGAATGCAAAGACCTTATGCCTGAAGCCTCGAATGATGTACTGATGGTTACATTGTATGTTTCAGGTACAAAGAACGTTTCCTGGCTGCATTGCCTCCTTCTCGCCGCTCAAGCACGGACTTTGGTCGGCCAGTGTTTACTGCAGCAGCATTCTATTTATGTGCAAAGAGGCATAAGGTGACAAGAGAATCAGAAAAAAAAAATGGTTCACTCTGCATGCTCATTGAAGGCACATAAATGATTTGCTTCTTGTAGCACTGAACCTTTCCTCAATTTCCCTGCAGCTCAAAGTTGACAAACTGAAGCTAATTGACCTGTGTGGTACATCTAGCTCCGAATTTACAACGGTAATGGACTTGAATTGTCATATCTTTGCATATAGTGGTCCATTCCCTCATCTCATCTGTGCTAGCGTCTGCTAAGTTTGTCATCACAAACATGTTTAGATTGGTGCTACACATTATCCTGTTTTGACTGTTATTTGTGCTGACTTCAGGTTTCGACATCTATGGGAGACCTTTGTTTTGATGTTTTTGGGATAGCCAAGGAGAAGAAGGATCCAACCTCTATCAAAGGGAATAGAGGTATCTGCGCACGCTCAAATATTGATGCAATCATTCTTCATACATGATATGCTAAAAGTTTGTGGATTTGGTGATTGTCATTTTTTCTAATAGCTTCTAATTTGCAATTGTTGATGCAGAGCTGCTGGATGTTTTGCCTAGCAAAAGGAAACACGAGGATGACAGCGATCATTCTGATGAATCATCTGGGGATGACAATGATGACGAGCTAGATGTATGAACCTGCTTAACGTCCCTCTACCTTTCAAGTATTACTCTGATTGCTACTTCTGAAATTCATGACATAAAGCCATAATAGTCTGGTACTCTGttccaaatttgaactaaaaccatgactatggaacggagggagtacttgattAACCCAAGGCACTAATGAAGTGAGTTGAAATGCATCTACATAACATCCAACATATACTCACAGC contains:
- the LOC109754180 gene encoding origin of replication complex subunit 6 isoform X1 translates to MDMSAIAARLGLSGSRPVVRKAAELRRLCDINFDSSVLGIVSLPHRPFNHFSSLDLSGVRVSDAGFAQGEVCKAIICLEIAATKFQVIFDRSEAVRMSGMSEKAYIRSFNALQNGLGVKTTLDVRELGIQFGCVRLIPFVQKGLALYKERFLAALPPSRRSSTDFGRPVFTAAAFYLCAKRHKLKVDKLKLIDLCGTSSSEFTTVSTSMGDLCFDVFGIAKEKKDPTSIKGNRELLDVLPSKRKHEDDSDHSDESSGDDNDDELDLPTHKRHKKMEKQAYNQWKSSVISTNKQTKPDPTKPRKQAQLNFKKKLPLEVPPPAN
- the LOC109754180 gene encoding origin of replication complex subunit 6 isoform X2, with amino-acid sequence MDMSAIAARLGLSGSRPVVRKAAELRRLCDINFDSSVLGIGEVCKAIICLEIAATKFQVIFDRSEAVRMSGMSEKAYIRSFNALQNGLGVKTTLDVRELGIQFGCVRLIPFVQKGLALYKERFLAALPPSRRSSTDFGRPVFTAAAFYLCAKRHKLKVDKLKLIDLCGTSSSEFTTVSTSMGDLCFDVFGIAKEKKDPTSIKGNRELLDVLPSKRKHEDDSDHSDESSGDDNDDELDLPTHKRHKKMEKQAYNQWKSSVISTNKQTKPDPTKPRKQAQLNFKKKLPLEVPPPAN